In Luteimonas viscosa, the following proteins share a genomic window:
- the cysW gene encoding sulfate ABC transporter permease subunit CysW, with translation MADPSHDPGLQTPAWLRRTLVGGAVLVMLLLVVLPLLMVLVSAFGEGFATWWAALTTPDAVSALHLTLITAAIVIPVNAVFGVSAAWALVRFEFPGKRALLALVDLPFAVSPVVAGLCLVLLFGSQGWFAGLLREHDIRILFARPGIVLATLFITFPFVVRELVPLMQQQGSEEEVVARSLGANAWTMFFRVTLPNIRWGLLYGVLLCGARAMGEFGAVSVVSGHIRGLTNTLPLHIEILYNEFDSTAAFAVSSLLAGLALVTLVLKFWLEAAHADGLAKSHRRH, from the coding sequence ATGGCTGACCCCTCCCACGACCCGGGATTGCAGACGCCTGCCTGGTTGCGCCGGACGCTGGTCGGTGGCGCGGTGCTGGTGATGCTGCTGCTGGTGGTGCTGCCGCTGCTGATGGTGCTGGTCTCGGCCTTCGGCGAGGGCTTCGCCACCTGGTGGGCGGCGCTGACCACGCCCGATGCGGTCTCGGCGCTGCACCTCACCCTGATCACCGCTGCGATCGTGATCCCGGTCAACGCGGTGTTCGGCGTGTCCGCCGCCTGGGCCCTGGTGCGCTTCGAATTCCCGGGCAAGCGCGCGCTGCTGGCCCTGGTCGACCTGCCGTTCGCGGTCTCGCCGGTGGTCGCGGGCCTGTGCCTGGTGCTGCTGTTCGGCTCGCAGGGCTGGTTCGCCGGCCTCCTGCGCGAACACGACATCCGGATCCTGTTCGCGCGCCCGGGTATCGTGCTGGCGACGCTGTTCATCACCTTCCCGTTCGTCGTGCGCGAGCTGGTGCCGCTGATGCAGCAGCAGGGCAGCGAGGAGGAGGTGGTGGCGCGTTCGCTCGGCGCCAACGCCTGGACCATGTTCTTCCGCGTCACCCTGCCCAACATCAGGTGGGGCCTGCTGTACGGGGTGCTGCTGTGCGGCGCGCGCGCGATGGGCGAGTTCGGCGCGGTGTCGGTGGTCTCGGGCCACATCCGCGGACTGACCAACACCCTGCCGCTGCACATCGAGATCCTCTACAACGAGTTCGACAGCACCGCGGCCTTCGCGGTGTCGTCGCTGCTCGCGGGCCTGGCGCTGGTGACGCTGGTGCTGAAGTTCTGGCTGGAGGCCGCGCATGCCGACGGCCTCGCGAAGTCGCATCGCAGGCATTGA
- a CDS encoding AI-2E family transporter gives MDETPTSANADIARFLRRLQWGLVAFAALWLVALLGPILTPFVLAALLGWLGDPLVDRLERSGRSRPVAVTLVFVLMVMLVVLVVLILVPMVERQVVTLVEALPEYREWFMGTALPWVEARTGIEITNWLDPQRLIELARAHWEQAGGVAATVFGYLSSSGFAFLTWIINIVLVPILTFYFLRDWDVLVERVAAMIPRNHIGTVSRLAKESDDVLGAFLRGQFIVMLALGAIYALGLTIGGLKLGLLIGIVAGLISFVPYLGATTGIVLAVLAALVQAQGFDLKLLILVGVVFTVGQLIESYILTPRIVGDRIGLHPVAVIFAIMAGGQLFGFVGMLIALPVAAVGNVLLRFAHERYTQSRLYAGERPKIVIEGHRSHGGIVLDDDIGEASEDRRDAS, from the coding sequence ATGGACGAGACCCCCACCAGCGCGAACGCCGACATCGCGCGCTTCCTCAGGCGGCTGCAGTGGGGGCTGGTCGCGTTCGCCGCGCTGTGGCTGGTCGCACTGCTCGGGCCGATCCTGACGCCGTTCGTGCTGGCCGCGCTGCTGGGCTGGCTCGGCGACCCCCTGGTCGACCGGCTGGAACGCTCCGGCCGCTCGCGACCAGTCGCGGTCACCCTGGTGTTCGTGCTGATGGTGATGCTGGTGGTGCTGGTGGTGCTGATCCTGGTGCCGATGGTGGAGCGCCAGGTGGTCACCCTGGTCGAGGCCCTGCCCGAGTACCGCGAATGGTTCATGGGCACGGCGCTGCCGTGGGTGGAGGCGCGCACCGGCATCGAGATCACCAACTGGCTCGACCCGCAGCGGCTGATCGAGCTGGCGCGCGCGCACTGGGAGCAGGCCGGCGGTGTCGCGGCGACCGTGTTCGGCTACCTGTCCAGCTCCGGCTTCGCGTTCCTGACCTGGATCATCAACATCGTGCTGGTGCCGATCCTGACCTTCTATTTCCTGCGCGACTGGGACGTGCTGGTCGAGCGGGTCGCGGCGATGATCCCGCGCAACCACATCGGCACCGTCTCGCGCCTGGCGAAGGAGTCGGACGACGTGCTCGGCGCGTTCCTGCGCGGCCAGTTCATCGTGATGCTGGCGCTGGGCGCGATCTACGCCCTCGGCCTGACGATCGGCGGACTCAAGCTCGGCCTGCTGATCGGGATCGTGGCCGGGCTGATCAGCTTCGTTCCCTACCTCGGCGCGACCACCGGCATCGTCCTGGCGGTGCTGGCGGCGCTGGTGCAGGCGCAGGGCTTCGACCTCAAGCTGCTGATCCTGGTGGGCGTGGTGTTCACCGTCGGCCAGCTGATCGAGAGCTACATCCTCACCCCGCGCATCGTCGGCGACCGCATCGGCCTGCATCCGGTGGCGGTGATCTTCGCGATCATGGCCGGCGGCCAGCTGTTCGGCTTCGTCGGCATGCTGATCGCGCTGCCGGTGGCGGCGGTGGGCAACGTGCTGCTGCGCTTCGCCCACGAACGCTACACGCAAAGCCGCCTGTATGCGGGCGAGCGGCCGAAGATCGTGATCGAGGGCCACCGCAGCCATGGCGGGATCGTGCTCGACGACGATATCGGCGAGGCCAGCGAAGACCGCCGCGACGCGTCCTGA
- a CDS encoding mannose-1-phosphate guanylyltransferase/mannose-6-phosphate isomerase, whose amino-acid sequence MTNLHPVLLSGGSGTRLWPLSREAYPKQFLPLAGEETMLQDTWRRVAPLASAAPIVVANEEHRFLAAEQLRLVGVEHARIVLEPAGRNTAPAIAAAALQALADGGDPLLLVLPSDHVVRDAGGFRAAVQAAIPAAEAGALVTFGIVPSAPETGFGYIQAAAGEGVRDVLRFVEKPDAATAQSYLDAGGYFWNSGMFLFRASRYLAELERFRPDIAAAVRKAFDAATRDGDFIRLDRDAFAASPSDSIDYAVMEKTGDARVLPVDIGWNDVGSWSALWEVSEQDGDGNASHGDVIAVDSRNSYAYARRLVALVGVDDLVVVETDDAVLVARKDRVQQVKDVVARLKSDQRSHAVLHREVHRPWGSYDSIDQDAGFQVKRIKVKPGARLSLQSHKHRAEHWIVVRGTARVTRDNDVFELHANQSTYIPLGAKHRLENPGSEMLELIEVQSGSYLGEDDIVRYEDVYGRS is encoded by the coding sequence ATGACGAACCTGCATCCAGTACTGCTCTCGGGCGGGTCGGGAACGCGGCTGTGGCCGCTGTCGCGGGAGGCCTATCCCAAGCAGTTCCTGCCGCTGGCCGGCGAGGAGACGATGCTGCAGGACACCTGGCGGCGGGTCGCGCCGCTGGCCTCGGCCGCGCCGATCGTGGTCGCGAACGAGGAACACCGGTTCCTCGCGGCCGAGCAGTTGCGCCTGGTCGGCGTGGAGCACGCACGGATCGTGCTCGAGCCGGCGGGGCGCAATACCGCGCCGGCGATCGCGGCGGCCGCGCTGCAGGCGCTGGCCGATGGCGGCGATCCGCTGTTGCTGGTGCTGCCCTCCGATCACGTGGTCCGCGACGCCGGAGGTTTCCGCGCCGCGGTGCAGGCGGCGATCCCGGCGGCCGAGGCCGGTGCGCTGGTCACGTTCGGCATCGTGCCCTCGGCGCCGGAGACCGGTTTCGGCTACATCCAGGCCGCAGCCGGCGAAGGCGTGCGCGACGTGCTGCGCTTCGTCGAGAAGCCGGACGCGGCGACCGCGCAGTCCTACCTCGATGCCGGCGGCTATTTCTGGAACAGCGGCATGTTCCTGTTCCGCGCGTCCCGCTACCTCGCCGAGCTGGAACGCTTCCGCCCGGACATCGCCGCCGCCGTGCGCAAGGCCTTCGACGCCGCCACCCGCGACGGCGACTTCATCCGCCTCGACCGGGACGCCTTCGCCGCCAGTCCGTCGGATTCGATCGACTACGCGGTGATGGAGAAGACCGGCGATGCCCGGGTGCTGCCGGTCGACATCGGCTGGAACGACGTCGGCTCATGGTCGGCGCTGTGGGAAGTCAGCGAACAGGACGGCGACGGCAACGCCAGCCACGGCGACGTGATCGCGGTCGACAGCCGCAACAGCTACGCCTATGCGCGGCGGCTGGTGGCGCTGGTCGGGGTCGACGACCTGGTGGTGGTGGAGACCGACGACGCGGTGCTGGTCGCGCGCAAGGACCGGGTGCAGCAGGTCAAGGACGTGGTCGCGCGGCTCAAGTCCGACCAGCGCAGCCACGCCGTGCTGCATCGCGAGGTGCACCGGCCGTGGGGCAGCTACGATTCGATCGACCAGGACGCCGGTTTCCAGGTGAAGCGGATCAAGGTCAAACCCGGCGCGCGCCTGTCGCTGCAGTCGCACAAGCATCGCGCCGAACACTGGATCGTGGTGCGCGGCACCGCGCGCGTCACCCGCGACAACGACGTGTTCGAACTGCACGCCAACCAGTCGACCTACATCCCGCTCGGCGCGAAGCACCGCCTGGAGAATCCGGGCAGCGAGATGCTGGAATTGATCGAGGTGCAGTCCGGCAGCTATCTCGGCGAGGACGACATCGTCCGCTACGAGGACGTGTACGGGCGGTCGTAG
- a CDS encoding aminoglycoside phosphotransferase family protein — protein MVQPTAPQTRDQQRLAWVRNALSEPETGLERASFDADFRSYWRTTGRSPSLVLMDAPPELMDVRPWLAIRELLRSGGLRVPDVVAQDPDQGFLLLEDLGLHTYLHVIDAANADALFDTALERLVRLQSIPVPPGLPAYDEALLLRELGLFDEWFLGTHLGIALDADERASLVAVYRTLVEAALAQPQVLVHRDYMPRNLMPCGEEVAILDFQDAVRGPIGYDPACLFKDAFLSWPEERVARWHARYHALATQAGLPVPPLQRLRRDLDLIGVHRHLKVLGIFARLHHRDGKPKYVADAPRFVGYLDAVLPRHPELRPLAALVEARVKPAMDALASADA, from the coding sequence ATGGTTCAGCCCACCGCCCCGCAGACCCGCGACCAGCAGCGCCTGGCGTGGGTTCGCAACGCGCTGTCCGAGCCGGAGACCGGCCTGGAGCGCGCGTCCTTCGACGCCGACTTCCGCAGCTACTGGCGCACCACCGGCCGCAGCCCGAGCCTGGTGCTGATGGACGCGCCGCCGGAGCTGATGGACGTGCGGCCGTGGCTGGCGATCCGCGAACTTCTGCGCAGCGGCGGGCTGCGCGTGCCGGACGTGGTGGCGCAGGATCCCGACCAGGGCTTCCTGCTGCTCGAGGACCTCGGCCTCCACACCTACCTGCACGTGATCGATGCAGCCAACGCCGATGCGCTCTTCGACACCGCGCTGGAGCGCCTCGTCAGGCTGCAGTCGATCCCGGTACCGCCCGGCCTGCCCGCCTACGACGAGGCGCTGCTGCTGCGCGAACTGGGGCTGTTCGACGAGTGGTTCCTCGGCACCCATCTCGGCATCGCACTCGATGCCGACGAGCGCGCCTCGCTGGTCGCCGTGTACCGCACCCTGGTCGAAGCCGCGCTGGCGCAACCGCAGGTGCTGGTGCACCGCGACTACATGCCGCGCAACCTCATGCCCTGCGGCGAGGAAGTCGCGATCCTCGATTTCCAGGACGCGGTGCGCGGGCCGATCGGCTACGACCCCGCCTGCCTGTTCAAGGACGCGTTCCTGAGCTGGCCGGAGGAACGTGTCGCCCGCTGGCACGCGCGCTACCACGCGCTGGCGACGCAGGCCGGCCTGCCGGTGCCGCCGCTGCAGCGCTTGCGCCGCGACCTCGACCTGATCGGCGTGCACCGTCACCTCAAGGTGCTGGGCATCTTCGCGCGACTGCACCATCGCGACGGCAAGCCGAAGTACGTCGCCGACGCCCCGCGCTTCGTCGGCTACCTCGACGCGGTGCTGCCGCGGCATCCGGAGCTGCGGCCGCTGGCTGCGCTGGTCGAGGCGCGCGTGAAGCCGGCGATGGACGCGCTCGCGTCGGCCGACGCATGA
- the hda gene encoding DnaA regulatory inactivator Hda, with product MPTSSPQLPLALRYPPDQRLDTFAGDPALAAQLRAFASGGDDRALLLAGPAGTGKSHLALAACAEADAAGHRVGYLPLASMAGRLREALEAMHAFDLVALDGVEAVSGQRADELALFDFHNRMHDAGRRLLYTARATPDALPLVLPDLRSRLSQCTRLVLERLDDAGRGEVLRLRARRRGLQIDDAAIDWLLRRAGRDLSGLAALLDRLDAASLAAQRRITVPFLREVLGTDGSR from the coding sequence ATGCCGACATCCTCGCCGCAACTGCCGCTGGCGTTGCGCTACCCCCCCGACCAGCGCCTGGACACGTTCGCGGGCGATCCGGCGCTGGCGGCGCAACTGCGGGCGTTCGCGAGCGGCGGCGACGACCGCGCGCTGCTGCTGGCGGGGCCGGCGGGCACGGGCAAGAGCCATCTCGCGCTGGCCGCATGCGCCGAGGCCGACGCGGCCGGGCACCGGGTCGGCTACCTGCCGTTGGCCAGCATGGCCGGACGGCTGCGCGAGGCGCTGGAGGCGATGCACGCCTTCGACCTGGTGGCGCTCGACGGCGTGGAGGCGGTGTCCGGCCAGCGTGCGGACGAGCTGGCGTTGTTCGACTTCCACAACCGCATGCACGACGCCGGGCGGCGCCTGCTGTACACCGCCCGCGCCACGCCCGACGCGCTGCCGCTGGTGCTGCCGGACCTGCGCTCGCGGCTGTCGCAGTGCACGCGGCTGGTGCTCGAACGCCTCGACGACGCCGGCCGCGGCGAGGTGCTGCGCCTGCGCGCGCGACGCCGTGGCCTGCAGATCGACGACGCCGCGATCGACTGGCTGCTGCGCCGCGCCGGGCGCGATCTCTCCGGCCTGGCCGCCTTGCTCGACCGCCTCGACGCGGCCTCGCTCGCCGCGCAGCGGCGCATCACCGTGCCGTTCCTGCGCGAGGTGCTGGGGACGGACGGGTCGCGGTGA
- the murU gene encoding N-acetylmuramate alpha-1-phosphate uridylyltransferase MurU, with protein sequence MKALIFAAGLGERMRPLTDTTPKPLLRAGDRPLIAWHLERLAAIGVGEVVINTSWLAEQFPATLGVGRAFGLRITYSHEGAVPLETGGGMWHARDLLGDAPFIAVNGDIWTDYDFARLPPEPEGDAHLVLVDNPDHHPRGDFVLAPDGRVHDGDGGAPRLTFSGIGVYRPDLLRTWRSVVGDTTGAQETPPRFQLAPLLRAAMARDAVTGERHGGAWTDVGTPERLAELDRTLDAGPLHGAR encoded by the coding sequence ATGAAGGCCCTGATCTTCGCCGCCGGCCTCGGCGAGCGCATGCGGCCGCTGACCGACACGACGCCCAAGCCCCTGCTGCGCGCCGGCGACCGGCCGCTGATCGCCTGGCACCTGGAGCGGCTGGCCGCGATCGGCGTGGGCGAAGTGGTGATCAACACCTCGTGGCTGGCGGAACAGTTCCCGGCGACGCTCGGCGTCGGCCGCGCCTTCGGCCTGCGCATCACCTACTCGCACGAAGGCGCGGTGCCGCTGGAGACCGGCGGCGGCATGTGGCATGCGCGGGACCTGCTCGGCGACGCGCCCTTCATCGCCGTGAACGGCGACATCTGGACCGACTACGACTTCGCCCGACTGCCGCCAGAACCCGAAGGCGACGCGCACCTGGTGCTGGTCGACAACCCGGACCACCACCCGCGGGGCGATTTCGTGCTCGCACCCGACGGCAGGGTGCACGACGGCGACGGCGGCGCACCGCGGCTGACCTTCTCCGGCATCGGCGTCTACCGTCCGGACCTGCTGCGCACCTGGCGCAGCGTGGTGGGCGACACGACGGGTGCGCAGGAGACCCCGCCGCGTTTCCAGCTGGCGCCTCTGCTGCGGGCGGCGATGGCGCGCGACGCGGTCACCGGCGAGCGCCATGGCGGCGCCTGGACCGATGTCGGCACCCCGGAGCGCCTGGCCGAACTGGACCGCACGCTCGACGCGGGCCCGCTCCACGGCGCAAGATAG
- the cysT gene encoding sulfate ABC transporter permease subunit CysT gives MSTLALPLPRPRWRRPLPGFGLSLGLGMAWLGVVVVLPLTALTVHAAGLGPDGWMDVLRDGRVQAALKVSFGTAFAAAVIALLAGAMVAWVLVRYRFPGRRLLDALVDLPFALPTAVAGIALTAIYAPNGWVGRFLEPLGIQVAYQLAGIVIALVFIGLPFTVRTVQPILESLGQDQEQAAASLGASRFTTLRRVVLPEVLPALLTGFSLAFARGLGEYGSVIFIAGNRPYRTEVAPLLITIRLEEYDYDGAIALAAVMLAASFACLLAINLIPLLFRHERRSRRDG, from the coding sequence GAGCACGCTCGCCCTGCCCCTGCCACGCCCGCGCTGGCGGCGCCCGTTGCCCGGCTTCGGCCTGAGCCTGGGTCTGGGCATGGCCTGGCTCGGCGTGGTGGTGGTGCTGCCGCTGACCGCGTTGACCGTCCACGCCGCAGGGCTCGGCCCCGACGGCTGGATGGACGTGCTGCGCGACGGACGCGTGCAGGCGGCGTTGAAGGTGAGCTTCGGTACCGCGTTCGCCGCCGCGGTGATCGCCCTGCTGGCCGGCGCGATGGTGGCCTGGGTGCTGGTGCGCTACCGGTTCCCCGGCCGGCGCCTGCTCGATGCGCTGGTCGACCTGCCGTTCGCATTGCCGACCGCGGTGGCCGGCATCGCCCTGACCGCGATCTACGCGCCCAACGGCTGGGTCGGCCGGTTTCTCGAACCGCTCGGCATCCAGGTGGCCTACCAGCTGGCGGGGATCGTGATCGCGCTGGTGTTCATCGGCCTGCCGTTCACCGTGCGCACGGTGCAGCCGATCCTCGAATCGCTCGGCCAGGACCAGGAACAGGCTGCGGCCTCGCTCGGCGCCTCGCGCTTCACCACGCTGCGCCGGGTGGTGCTGCCGGAAGTGCTGCCGGCGCTGCTCACCGGGTTCTCGCTCGCCTTCGCGCGCGGCCTGGGCGAATACGGTTCGGTGATCTTCATCGCCGGCAACAGGCCCTACCGGACCGAGGTCGCGCCCCTGCTGATCACCATCCGGCTCGAGGAATACGACTACGACGGCGCGATCGCGCTCGCGGCGGTGATGCTGGCGGCCTCGTTCGCGTGCCTGCTGGCGATCAACCTGATCCCGCTGCTGTTCCGGCACGAGCGCAGGAGTCGCCGCGATGGCTGA
- a CDS encoding cytochrome P450, whose protein sequence is MTTTSLLLVARAPALVEDVPVPAIVDGTPLVIVRHGEQVSVFHGLCPHQGSLLADGEVVDGHLVCPGHGWRFDCASGRRDAGTRACLHRFTTHLVDDDIAIDADELQAFHAQRAGSAAATRRFDSLPGPHGLPLVGNLFQLRETDQHLVMEDWADEYGSMYRIRLGAYRILMVADPALVEDAFKRRPDTFRRMSTVEGIARGLKAAGVFTAEGDEWRRQRKVVVQALTHGHLKHFFPTMMRIVARLQRRWEQAADEGREIDLLDDLTRFTIDVTSTFAFGQDLNTIEGHEGALERQIGEIPKALSRRVTALVPYWNYVKLPADRTLDRALVGIHDTLGRLITDARRRLAEDPGLAARPGNYIEALVAQSDGGGFSDEDVTGNVMTLMLAGEETTARALAWLIHFMCERADLRDMLRAESDALLGDDELLQDFATHPRMVRIEAAALEAMRLKPAAPVLRLEALHDTVLGDVEVPARTPVFLLTRHASIRAQAATGAAAFDIERWIKADGSALDAGSAKAFFPFGAGPRFCPGRFLALLEIKGVISMLCRNFELERAGSGPVEEKLVFTMRPDNLVIRLKRRAGTPPAA, encoded by the coding sequence ATGACGACCACGTCATTGCTTCTGGTCGCCCGCGCTCCCGCGCTGGTCGAGGATGTCCCCGTGCCCGCGATCGTGGACGGCACGCCCCTGGTGATCGTGCGCCATGGCGAACAGGTGTCCGTGTTCCACGGCCTTTGTCCGCACCAGGGCAGCCTGCTCGCCGACGGCGAAGTGGTCGACGGGCACCTGGTCTGTCCCGGCCATGGCTGGCGCTTCGACTGCGCCAGCGGTCGCCGTGACGCAGGCACGCGCGCGTGCCTGCACCGTTTCACCACCCACCTCGTCGACGACGACATCGCGATCGACGCCGACGAGCTGCAGGCCTTCCATGCGCAGCGCGCCGGCAGTGCCGCGGCGACCCGTCGCTTCGATTCGCTGCCCGGCCCGCACGGCCTGCCGCTGGTGGGCAACCTGTTCCAGCTGCGCGAGACCGACCAGCACCTGGTGATGGAGGACTGGGCGGACGAGTACGGATCGATGTACCGGATCCGGCTCGGCGCCTACCGCATCCTGATGGTGGCCGACCCGGCCCTGGTCGAGGATGCGTTCAAGCGCAGGCCCGATACCTTCCGGCGCATGAGCACGGTCGAGGGCATCGCCCGCGGGCTCAAGGCCGCCGGCGTGTTCACCGCCGAGGGCGACGAGTGGCGGCGCCAGCGCAAGGTGGTGGTGCAGGCGCTGACCCACGGCCATCTCAAGCATTTCTTCCCGACCATGATGCGCATCGTCGCGCGGCTGCAGCGGCGCTGGGAGCAGGCCGCCGACGAGGGCCGCGAGATCGACCTGCTCGACGACCTCACCCGCTTCACCATCGACGTCACCTCGACCTTCGCCTTCGGCCAGGACCTCAACACCATCGAGGGCCACGAAGGCGCCCTGGAGCGGCAGATCGGCGAGATCCCGAAGGCGCTGTCGCGGCGCGTGACCGCGCTGGTGCCGTACTGGAACTACGTGAAGCTGCCGGCGGACCGCACGCTGGACCGCGCCCTGGTCGGCATCCACGACACGCTCGGACGCCTGATCACCGACGCCCGGCGCCGCCTCGCGGAGGACCCCGGGCTCGCCGCGCGCCCGGGCAACTACATCGAGGCGCTGGTGGCGCAGTCCGATGGCGGCGGCTTCAGCGACGAGGACGTCACCGGCAACGTGATGACGCTGATGCTCGCCGGGGAGGAAACCACCGCGCGTGCGCTGGCCTGGCTGATCCACTTCATGTGCGAGCGTGCCGACCTGCGCGACATGCTGCGCGCGGAATCCGACGCCCTGCTTGGCGACGACGAACTGCTGCAGGACTTCGCCACCCACCCGCGCATGGTGCGGATCGAGGCCGCCGCACTCGAGGCGATGCGGCTCAAGCCGGCCGCGCCGGTGCTGCGCCTGGAGGCGCTGCACGACACCGTGCTCGGCGACGTCGAGGTGCCGGCGCGCACGCCGGTGTTCCTGCTCACCCGCCACGCCTCGATCCGCGCGCAGGCCGCGACCGGGGCCGCTGCGTTCGACATCGAGCGCTGGATCAAGGCCGACGGTTCCGCGCTCGATGCGGGTTCGGCGAAGGCGTTCTTCCCGTTCGGCGCCGGCCCGCGCTTCTGCCCGGGCCGCTTCCTCGCGCTGCTGGAGATCAAGGGCGTGATCTCGATGCTGTGCCGCAACTTCGAGCTCGAACGCGCCGGCAGCGGCCCGGTCGAGGAGAAGCTGGTGTTCACCATGCGCCCGGACAACCTGGTGATCCGCCTGAAGCGGCGCGCGGGCACACCGCCCGCGGCATAG
- a CDS encoding sulfate/molybdate ABC transporter ATP-binding protein, translating into MTGRGHGVDLRIEGVGKRYGSTAALDSVDLHIAAGELVALLGPSGSGKTTLLRVIAGLLPADAGRVLFGDTDATRLSLRERNVGFVFQQYALFRHMTVAENIAFGLRSRPRARRPDRATIRRRVDELLALIQLPGHGDRYPEQLSGGQKQRVALARALAIDPTVLLLDEPFGALDAKVRVELRRWLRRLHDQTGQTTVFVTHDQDEALELADRVVVLRDGRIEQVGTPREIYDAPASAYVFDFIGRASVIEGMVAAGRFSPHGQAFGFDAAGVADGPARMYLRPHDAQTGAAGEGLEARVSAVHPHAGRITLELALAGQERALEVDLVATPGTQVPALGAVTGLQLPRYRVYPR; encoded by the coding sequence ATGACCGGTCGCGGCCACGGCGTCGACCTGCGGATCGAGGGCGTCGGCAAGCGCTACGGCTCGACCGCCGCGCTCGACAGCGTCGACCTGCACATCGCCGCGGGTGAACTGGTCGCCCTGCTCGGGCCCTCCGGTTCCGGCAAGACCACCCTGCTGCGCGTGATCGCCGGCCTGCTGCCGGCCGACGCGGGCCGGGTGCTGTTCGGCGACACCGATGCGACCCGGCTCAGCCTGCGCGAGCGCAACGTCGGCTTCGTGTTCCAGCAGTACGCGCTGTTCCGGCACATGACCGTGGCCGAGAACATCGCCTTCGGCCTGCGCAGCCGGCCGCGCGCACGCCGGCCGGACCGGGCCACGATCCGGCGCCGGGTCGACGAGCTGCTGGCGCTGATCCAGCTGCCCGGCCACGGCGACCGCTATCCCGAGCAGCTCTCGGGCGGGCAGAAGCAGCGCGTGGCCCTGGCGCGCGCGCTGGCGATCGACCCGACCGTGCTGCTGCTCGACGAGCCCTTCGGCGCCCTCGATGCCAAGGTGCGTGTGGAACTGCGGCGCTGGCTGCGCCGCCTGCACGACCAGACCGGGCAGACCACCGTGTTCGTCACCCACGACCAGGACGAGGCGCTGGAACTGGCCGATCGCGTGGTGGTGCTGCGCGACGGGCGCATCGAGCAGGTGGGCACGCCGCGCGAGATCTACGACGCGCCGGCCTCGGCCTACGTGTTCGACTTCATCGGCCGCGCCAGCGTGATCGAGGGCATGGTCGCGGCCGGCCGCTTCTCGCCGCACGGGCAGGCCTTCGGGTTCGATGCCGCGGGGGTTGCCGACGGTCCCGCGAGGATGTACCTGCGGCCGCACGATGCGCAGACCGGTGCAGCGGGCGAGGGCCTGGAAGCACGGGTCTCCGCAGTGCATCCGCATGCCGGCCGGATCACGCTCGAACTGGCGCTCGCGGGCCAGGAACGGGCGCTGGAGGTCGACCTCGTCGCGACGCCCGGCACGCAGGTGCCCGCGCTTGGCGCAGTCACAGGCCTGCAGTTACCCCGCTATCGGGTCTATCCGCGATAG